CCTCTCATGGAGCGGAGCAAAAGGAAAGGCCCCGACCGTAGCCGGGGCTGGTTGCGCCGTTAGATGGCCGTCGCCGGTCCGATCTCTTCGGACTGCTCGGCGTTCTCTAGTCCATCCGCCAGCGCGGTACAAACGCCGACGACGTTTCGCGCGGACTCGGCATCGCGTGCCAGAATCTCAACGACGCCGCGGCGGGTAATAGCGACCGGAACGCGGAAGCGCTTCATCCGGTCGTCGCTGTAGAGCCGCTCATTCATTTCGTCGAGCGGCGTCAAGCCAAGGCCATCGGAAATGAGTTGATGGGCCTGGGCGAATTGTGCAATCATGGCTTCATTCATCGTAGGGAAGGGGAATCGAAGTAGAGATTCGGTTCTGCTTTCCCGTGGGCGGTGCGCGTGGCAAGGAAGAGGGGGGAAGGGAATAGGGCGGCCGGGCGTGATGCTCGCGGCCACTCCGCTTCCCCGCGAGGTCAAGGTGGAGACGCGCAGCGGTCTACCTTGACGGAGCGGGCACAATCAGAAACCCGCGAGCATCCTGGGGTGGTCGGAGGTTTTTCCAGCACGCGCAACCGAGCAAAAAAACGCGGGTAGTCGGCGCGCACCCACAACGTACCCACTACCCACAAGAAACGAATCTGGCGCCAGCGCGACGATGCAGCGGTCAAAACCGACGCTCGGAAAAGGCCCAGAAAAGCAGGTTCATGCGCGAAGGTTCTCACCCTCAACAAGACCCAAATTCGGTGCTTCGGATGAAACGCCGAAAAGCGCACCCACAATGCACCCACAATCGGTTTTCGCTCACCGATTTTATTGGACTTACGTCAAATTGAGGGTAGACCTTGACCTTCACAAAGCGTTTTGTATATTGCAGTTACGTCATCCGGTCTGGACGATGTGAGCCGTTCGCAATGCAGAGGTCGAGGGTTCGACTCCCTTCCGCTCCACTTTGTTTGCCTTTCTCGCCCACGCCCCCACAGTCCTTGCGGGGGCGTTTGCGTTGCGCCTGGGCCGATTTGCGGGGGGGATTCCGGCCGTGTCCCTCACTCCTGATTCGGCGTCCGCGGCCCCCCGAGCCGCGTACCTCCATGTCCCCTTCTGCCGGCGGCGGTGCGGGTACTGCAACTTTGCGATCGTCGTCGGCCGCGACGAGTTGGCCGACGAGTACCTGCGGGCCGTCGAGATCGAGTGGAGCTGGCTCGGCGAGGCGCGGCCGGTCGACACGCTCTATTTCGGCGGCGGGACCCCCTCGCAGCTTGGGCCCGCGCGATTGGAGCGGCTCTGTTCCGCGGCGGCGAACTGGCATCCCGTGGCCCCCGGCGGGGAGTGGACCGTCGAGGCGAACCCCGACGACGTCGACGAGTCGCTCGTCGCGATGCTCGCCCGGGTCGGCGTCACGCGGGTGAGTTTGGGGGCGCAGTCGCTCGCGGATCGCAAGCTCATTGCGCTCGATCGCACCCACGACCCGGCTGCGGTTCGCCGGGCCGCAGCGGCAATTCGCGGCGCCGGGCTGCAATTGGCGACCGATCTCATCTTCGCGGCGCCGGGCGAGACGCTCGCCGATTGGCAGGCCGACGTCGCGGCGACGCTGGCGCTCGAGCCCGACCACGTCTCGACCTACGGGCTGACGTTTGAGCGCGGCACGAGCTTCTGGTCGCAACGGTTGCGGGGCGAGTTGGCTGGCGCCGACGAACAACTGGAACGCGACATGTACGCCGCGGCGATCGACATGCTGGGCGCTGCGGGGTTTGAGCACTACGAGGTGTCGAATTTTGCCCGCTCGGGTCGCCGCAGTCGCCACAACGAAGCCTACTGGGCCGGCGACGAGTACTATGCCGCGGGCCCCGGAGCGGCGCGGTACGTGGCGGAGGTGCGCGAGACGAATCACCGCAGCACGACGACGTGGCTGCGGCGCGTGTTGGCCGGGGAATCGCCCGTGGCCGAGCGTGAGGAGTTGTCCCCCGAGGAGCGGGCCCGCGAGCGGCTCGTCTTCGGGCTTCGTCGATTGGCCGGGGTTGAACGCCGGTGGTTCCTGGCGCGCACCGGCTGCTCGCTCGACGAACTTGCGGGGCGGGAAATCGCCAAGTTCGTCTCGCTGGGGATGCTCGTCGACGACGGCCAAGCGGTCCGGCTCACCCGCGCGGGGTTGTTCGTCAGCGATGCGCTGTGGCCGGAGTTGCT
The window above is part of the Pirellulales bacterium genome. Proteins encoded here:
- the hemW gene encoding radical SAM family heme chaperone HemW, yielding MSLTPDSASAAPRAAYLHVPFCRRRCGYCNFAIVVGRDELADEYLRAVEIEWSWLGEARPVDTLYFGGGTPSQLGPARLERLCSAAANWHPVAPGGEWTVEANPDDVDESLVAMLARVGVTRVSLGAQSLADRKLIALDRTHDPAAVRRAAAAIRGAGLQLATDLIFAAPGETLADWQADVAATLALEPDHVSTYGLTFERGTSFWSQRLRGELAGADEQLERDMYAAAIDMLGAAGFEHYEVSNFARSGRRSRHNEAYWAGDEYYAAGPGAARYVAEVRETNHRSTTTWLRRVLAGESPVAEREELSPEERARERLVFGLRRLAGVERRWFLARTGCSLDELAGREIAKFVSLGMLVDDGQAVRLTRAGLFVSDALWPELL